A single Abyssisolibacter fermentans DNA region contains:
- a CDS encoding group II intron maturase-specific domain-containing protein, producing MDSPIKRKFLGYTFYYTKTGVKFRVHEKSYRRFKKKIKEITNRNISMNFRYRLKRLNQITVGWINYYKLANMKNKLKEIEE from the coding sequence GTGGATTCGCCCATAAAGAGAAAGTTCTTAGGGTATACATTCTACTATACTAAAACTGGAGTAAAATTCAGAGTTCATGAGAAAAGCTATAGAAGATTTAAAAAGAAGATAAAAGAAATTACAAATAGAAATATTAGCATGAATTTTAGATATAGGTTAAAAAGACTAAATCAGATAACGGTAGGATGGATTAACTACTACAAACTAGCAAATATGAAGAATAAGCTTAAAGAGATAGAAGAATAG